In Mytilus edulis chromosome 13, xbMytEdul2.2, whole genome shotgun sequence, a single window of DNA contains:
- the LOC139500809 gene encoding TAR DNA-binding protein 43-like produces MSQYIQVAEEEGEEPMEVPSEDDGTLLLSTLSAQFPGACGLKYRNPDTGAMRGIRLSDGRLYPPDTEWANRIYVAVFPKSENKKKPHATAVDQEPINADNAVINRKKMYDKKRCSDLIVLGLPWKSTEEDLRKYFSNFGELLMVQVKKDPKSGLSKGFGFIRFGDYESQVKCMTQRHMIDGRWCDVRIPNSKENAQQMMNRKVFVGRCTDDMTAEDLRHYFSKYGEVVDVFIPKPFRAFAFVTFADPEVSQSLCGEDHIIKGASVHISSAAPKNYDRQNDKKVINQPAYSHGYNPNHWSQGGRGATQAIATQPSPIPAGNIPNNLGLSNLSLGAFQLNPAMLAAAQAMLSGQGGWGPVGLVSQTGATPAVGGTPIGTTQPGGGDSSSQTSVQSFGSIGSNSQGTAATGVPVSANSFLGWGSSQGSEPGSSPGVGGWGTPQSKPGGAWN; encoded by the exons ATGAGTCAGTATATTCAAGTCGCAGAGGAGGAGGGCGAAGAGCCTATGGAAGTCCCGAGCGAAGACGACGGAACTCTCTTGCTGTCTACCCTGTCAGCTCAGTTTCCTGGTGCCTGTGGTTTAAAATACAGAAATCCCGATACCGGTGCTATGCGAGGCATAAGACTTTCAGACGGGAGATTATATCCACCTGATACGGAATGGGCAAACCGGATTTATGTTGCCGTGTTTCCTAAAT ctgaaaacaaaaagaaaccTCATGCAACAGCTGTGGACCAGGAACCAATCAATGCAGACAATGCTGTCATTAACAGGAAGaaaatgtatgacaaaaagaGATGCAGTGACCTTATTGTCCTAGGATTACCATGGAAAAGTACAGAAGAAGACctgagaaaatatttttcaaattttggggaaCTGTTAATGGTCCAG GTGAAGAAAGATCCTAAAAGTGGACTATCTAAAGGTTTTGGTTTCATTCGGTTTGGCGACTATGAATCCCAAGTTAAATGTATGACACAGAGGCACATGATTGATGGAAGATGGTGTGATGTTAGAATACCAAACTCTAAG GAAAATGCCCAACAAATGATGAACAGAAAGGTTTTTGTGGGAAGATGTACAGACGATATGACAGCCGAAGATTTACGTCACTATTTTTCTAAATATGGAGAAGTAGTTGACGTATTTATACCTAAGCCATTCAGAGCATTTGCCTTTGTAACATTTGCTGACCCTGAAGTCTCACAAAGCCTTTGTGGAGAAGATCACATCATAAAAGGGGCAAGTGTACACATAAGTAGCGCTGCACCGAAGAACTATGATCGTCAAAATGACAAGAAAGTAATCAACCAGCCAGCTTACAGCCATGGATACAACCCAAATCACTGGAGTCAAGGAGGACGGGGAGCAACCCAGGCTATTGCCACTCAGCCTAGTCCCATACCTGCAGGGAATATACCAAACAATCTAGGACTAAGTAACCTCAGTTTAGGAGCTTTCCAATTGAACCCTGCAATGCTAGCAGCTGCCCAGGCCATGTTGAGTGGGCAAGGTGGATGGGGACCGGTAGGACTTGTCAGTCAAACTGGTGCCACGCCTGCTGTGGGAGGAACACCAATCGGCACAACACAACCAGGTGGTGGTGATTCTTCCAGTCAGACCAGTGTACAGAGCTTTGGGAGTATAGGAAGTAACAGTCAAGGTACAGCAGCAACCGGTGTTCCTGTTAGTGCAAACAGCTTTCTTGGTTGGGGCAGCTCTCAGGGGAGTGAACCAGGCAGCAGTCCAGGTGTGGGAGGGTGGGGCACACCCCAAAGTAAGCCAGGAGGCGCATGGAACTGA
- the LOC139500369 gene encoding uncharacterized protein, with amino-acid sequence MGSIYLKTETDRLEMVQRRAARYVSNKHHNHSSVNLMLQHLKWTSLEQRRKEARLTMLFKIENNKVAISKEGRLIPLKRLSRNMHDKSFQVPAASCDYRKHSFFRRTIRDWNALPPGVVSAPSVEAFKASMTKLN; translated from the coding sequence ATGGGATCCATATATCTCAAGACAGAGACTGACAGACTTGAGATGGTACAAAGAAGAGCAGCTCGCTACGTATCCAACAAACATCATAACCACTCCAGCGTTAATCTGATGCTACAACATCTCAAATGGACATCACTTGAACAAAGAAGGAAAGAAGCGAGACTCACAATGctattcaaaatagaaaacaacaaagtGGCCATATCAAAGGAAGGTCGTCTAATACCACTGAAAAGACTATCACGAAACATGCATGACAAATCCTTCCAAGTACCAGCAGCATCATGTGATTATAGGAAACACTCATTCTTCCGAAGAACCATCCGGGATTGGAACGCTCTTCCCCCTGGGGTCGTATCAGCTCCGTCAGTCGAGGCCTTTAAAGCCTCGATGACAAAGctgaattaa